CGGCACGATCGATCCGAATGGAGAAGTGGGTCCGATTGGAGGAGTGAAGTTCAAAATCGTAGCCGCCGACCGGAAGGGCGCGGAAATCTTTTTCGTTCCGGTTAAGAACTACGAAGAAGCCAAGGCGAAAGCGGACAAAATCGGCACCAAGATGAAGCTGGTGCCCGTATCGACACTAAGCGAGGCTATTCAGTACATGGAGAAGCTGCCGGTCAAACCATGACCGGCGGCTTCAGATAGTCGCTGTACAGATCGCTGCGGAGCGGTGAGGCAAAGGCTGCGGCGTAGGCCGCTGAAGCCTGAAGATCCCGCGTAAGCTGGGGATGGGAGCTAAGCGCCGGCCGAATAATGACGGGGAGAGAGGCGCTTTGCTTCATTTTTTTTAGCAGAATTCTGCCGCTCTCCCGGAAACCGAGAACCCGGATATATCCCGGACCTTTCGAGAGGGCGCCAGGCGAGAATTCTTCCTTGCCGTGATTCAGCAAAATATGCAGCAGCATTCGCTGAAGCCGGGTGCGGGTGTAGCGTTTGCTCTTCAAGGCGGAGAGCAGACCATCAACCGTGAACCGCTCAAGCTCCGGTACAATCCGCAGGAGACGGTTCTCCAATCCTTCACCCACATCCAGCAGTCCGCCAAGCTCGGCGGCTGAGCGGGTGGAGAGAAGGTGAAGCAGCGGGGACCGGAAGCTCTCCCAATCGAGCGGCCCCCGGCCTTCCTCCTGCTCATGCCGAAGGATGCTCAGGCTGTCTTCCGGCATGTAGCCTTCAAGAGATCCGCCTTCCCGCAGCAGTCCGCGCAGCGCCGTTGCGCTGGCGATCGAGGTTCCGGAGCGGAGCGGTTCGTGAAAGCCCGCTCCGAGGCGGGGAACGGTCAGCGGAACGATCCCGCTGCCCAGCCGCCGCAGGGCGATCAGGTAATGAAGGCCGAGGCTGTTGTTCGGTCCGCGCAGCAGATCCTCCAGGCCGCTCCCGTTCATTGGGGAAGCGGAGCCGGCACCCGCTCCGGACATGTCTGCCGGACCAGCAGTCCGGTCGGCAGGTCCTTCAGCAGGTCCTTCGGCGCCTGCGACAACGCCATCCGGGCCGCCTTCTTCAAGGCGGTCCCGCCATGCAAGCGCCGCCGCCGCGCTGTAAGCGGCGGGAAAGCCCTCGCCGAGCGCAAGACGCCGGCGGATTTCGCCCTGAAGCGGGCCGCTTTCCTCGGCGAGAAAGCGCGCCAGCGGCAGCAGCTGCGAGGGGCTGCCGGACTCGGAGCCGAAGCACAGGCTGTCCACGACGCCTGTCGCTTCAAGCAGCGCAACCGCGCCAAAGGCGAACCACTCCGCAGGCTGGACGGCGTAAGCGACCGGAAGCTCGATCACCAGGTCGGCGCCCATGAGCAGGGCCATTTCGGTGCGAGCCCGCTTGCTTACGGCCGCGGGCTCGCCGCGCTGGGTGAATGGGCCGCTCATCACGACGATGGAGCGGGATGCGCCGGACAGTCTTTTGGCTTCTCTGAAGTGATGGACATGCCCGTTATGTAAAGGGTTGTATTCGGCAATAATTCCTACTGTCGACACACAGGGTTCACTCCTGTTCTGTATATGGGTTCGCCTTGGCTAAAGTGTACAAAAGCTCCGTCAAAACGTCCCGAATCGGTTACTAATAGTTATAACATAAATCTTCCCTCTTTCTGCAACAATATAAAGGGAAAATGGTTGACAAAGGTCATGAATGGTAGGTATAATAAATTTTGTTTGTTTGGAGTGATATCTATGAAGTTTCACTTTCGCAAAATCGCAAATGCCGACGGACCTTTGCACTTCCACGAGAATGTGGATGTCAGCGAAGCCGTCAAAGGACGCAAGGATATTTTGACTGTATCGCCGTTATTAGCCGATCTCGATGCGCTGCCCGCGGCTGCGGATCTCGTAACCGTGGAGGGTAAGCTGAGCGGAGATGCGGACATGCTATGTGCGCGTTGCTTGAATCCTGTCAAGAGCCATATGGATATTCCTTTTGCCGAGACGTTCAAGTGGAGTAAGGAACCGGCCGAGCCGGAAGAAGAGGAAGACGAGGATCTGAACTACGTGACCGATGAAGCCGTGGATCTGGTGCCTTATGTCGAGGAAAGCTTTCTTCTCCATTTGCCGCTTTCCGTGCTCTGCACCTCAGACTGCAAGGGACTCTGTCCCACATGCGGGAAGAATTTGAACGAAGGCGCCTGCAGTTGCGACAACACCGTAATCGATCCGCGTCTCGCCGGATTGAAAGATTTTTTCAAATGAGACGATGAAATGAACAACCCGTCTTTACGGGTTCACTTGAATAAGGAGGTGGAACACATGGCAGTACCTCAACGTAGAACGTCCAAAACACGCCGTGACAAGCGTCGCACGCACTTTAAGCTGGTTGTGCCGGGCATGGTGAAATGTGAACAATGCGGAGAATTGAAGCTTGCTCACCACGTATGCAAAGTGTGCGGAACGTACAAAGCTAGAGAGATCATCAAACAATAGTGATCTTTCTGAACAAAGTAGTACTTCATCTATCGGTGAGGTGCTATTTTTTTTGCGGGCATAACGTAGGCAGGGTATCAGGCAGCTTGTGTCAGGAGATTTTTCGCCGGATCACGGTTTTGAAGTCAATGCTTTATTTTTCCGGCATCATGCTTTATACTACATATTAGTACCAGGTTCTAAATTGTGAATTTTTAATTGCTTCCATATAAATTGCGGCCGTTCAGAGGCCGGTCATTGCTTAGACGAGCACGGACGGGAGGTGAACCGCCATCGAGCGCGTGTCGAAAAAAGAACGCCAGCAGCTGCTGTTGCAGATTATTGCGGACAACCCTTTTGTCACGGACCGCGAGCTTACACGGCAGTTGAAGGTTAGCATACAGACCATCCGCCTGGACCGTATGGAACTCGGGATTCCGGAGCTGCGGGAGCGTATGAAGCAGATGGCGGAGCATTCCTACGATCAAGTGCGCTCTCTTCCTCCGGATGAAGTGGTCGGGGATATCGTCGATTTGCAGCTCGACAAGAGCGGGATCTCGATCTTTGAGATTCGTGAAGAGCATGTCTTCTCAAGAAACGGTATCGCCCGGGGCCATTACGTGTTCGCGCAGGCCAATTCGCTTGCGGTTGCCGTAATAAACGATGAAATTGCGCTTACGGCCTCGGCCGATATCCGTTTTATACGCATGGTCCGGCTGGGAGAGAAATGCATTTCCAAGGCTTATGTCCGCTCGCTGGCGGGCCGCAGGGGCAAGGCCGAGGTCGACGTATTCACCTATGTCGGCGAAGAGATGGTCTTTCAGGGCCAGTTCGTCGTGTACCGGTCCGCGGCGGAAGAATACAGCGAAGGGGGAAGCCGAAGTGCAGATCGCCATTGACGCCATGGGCGGGGATCATGCGCCCGAGTGCAATGTAGAGGGTGCCTTGTCCGCGGCTGCGGAATGGAAAGATACGCAGATCGTGCTGGTAGGCGATGAAGCAAGGCTTGCGCCGCTGCTTAAAGACAAGCCTTCTAATGTGACGGTTCGCCATGCAAGTGAAGTAATCGGGCCTGATGAGGAGCCCGTCAAAGCCGTACGGCGAAAAAAGGATTCATCCATGGTTGTTGCGGGAAGAATGGTTAAGGAAGGCGAAGCCGAGGCCATGATATCCGCAGGCAATACGGGAGCTCTCATGACGACGGGGCTGCTTGTCGTCGGAAGAATGAAGGGCATCGAGCGCCCGGCGCTTGCGCCTATGATTCCGACCCTCGACGATGTCGGCGTGTTGGCTTTGGACCTCGGCGCGAATATGGACGCCGAGCCGCAGCATCTGGCGCAGTACGCGCTGATGGGAAGCATCTACCGCAGCAAGATGCACGGTATTTCGCAGCCGCGCGTAGGGCTGCTGAACGTCGGCGCGGAGCCCGGCAAGGGGAACAAGCTGACAAAGGAAGCATACCCGCTGCTGGAGCAGCTTGCGGGCATCAACTTTGTCGGCAACGTGGAAGCGCGTGACGTTCTAACGGGAAGCTGCGATGTGCTCGTCTGCGACGGCTTTGCCGGCAATATTTTGCTGAAGTCGCTGGAAGGGACAGCAGGTGCGATTTTTGCCCTGCTCAAAGAGCAGTTCAGCCGTTCCCTTAAGACCAAGCTTGGAGCGGCGATGCTTATGCCTGAACTGAGAGGACTTAAGGGCAAGATGGATTACAAGGAGCACGGCGGCGCGCCGCTGCTCGGTTTAAGCGGTCTCGTCGTGAAGGGACATGGGTCATCTGACGGCAATGCCATTAAGAATGCGGTCCGGCAGGCGCGGCAGGCACTCTCGTCGGGTCTTGTGCCAAGCATATCCAAGGAAATTAGCGGGAAGTGAGTGACAATATGAAGAGCTTACGTCCGGTCGGTATTATCGGCACTGGAAAGTATGTGCCCGAGAAAATATTGACCAACAGCGATTTAGAAAAAATAGTGGAAACGAACGATGAATGGATTGTTAGCCGCACAGGCATTCGGGAGCGCCATATCGCCGCTCCGGATCAAGCGACCTCCGATCTGGCTTACGAGGCTTCGCTCCGCGCGCTGGCTTCGGCGGGCATGAAGCCCGAGGATCTGGATCTGATCATTGTGGCAACGATTACGCCCGACACGACATTCCCTTCTACGGCTTGCATTCTGCAGGATAAGCTAGGTGCGAAGGGCGCAGCGGCATTTGACCTGTCTGCGGCCTGCTCCGGTTTCGTATACAGTCTAGCGACGGCGGTCGGCTTCATTCAGAACGGCATGTATAACAACGCCCTGATTATCGGTGCGGACTCGTTATCCAGGATTACGGATTATACGGACCGCAACACTTGTGTTCTATTCGGGGACGGCGCGGGAGCGGTCATTGTCGGCGAAGTGCCGGAAGGACGGGGATTCAAATCCTTTGATCTCGGCGCGGAGGGCGCAGGCGGCCCGCTTCTGAGACTCGAAGGCGGCGGCTCACGGCTGCCCGCTTCGGTAGAAACAGTAGAAGGCAAGAAGCATTTTATCTACATGAACGGACGGGAAGTGTTCAAGTTCGCTGTCCGGGTAATGGGTGCGGCAACGGAGAAGGTGCTGGGTAAAGCGGGTCTTACGAAGGAAGACATCGATCTCTTTGTACCGCATCAAGCGAATATACGCATTATTCAGTCAGCAATGCAGCGTCTCGATCTTCCGCCGGAGAAGTGCGTTATTAATGTAGACAAATATGCGAACACCTCGGCCGCATCCATACCGCTTGCCCTGGTGGAAGCGGCGGAAGAGGGACGGATAAAAGAAGGCGACACCGTCCTCATGGTCGGCTTCGGCGGCGGCCTGACTTGGGGCGCTTCCATATTGACTTGGTAAGTGAAAGGGAGTAATAGCATAATGGGTAAAATCGCATTCGTATTTCCCGGACAGGGCGCGCAGGCAGTCGGCATGGCGAAGGATGTATATGAAGCTGTGCCAGACGCCCGTGCGATATTTGAAACAGGCGATGAGGTTCTCGGCTTTCCGCTCAGCACACTCGTATTCGAGGGGCCTGAAAGCGATCTTAAGCAGACAGCCAACACACAGCCCGCGCTGCTTACCGCAAGCGTAGCCTATCTGGAAGCACTGAAGGGCAAAGGCCTTACGCCGGATTACGTGGCGGGCCACAGCCTGGGAGAATACAGCGCCCTGGTGGCGGCAGGTGTCCTGACCTATGAGGACGCCGTCAAGCTTGTACGTCTGCGCGGCCGGTTTATGGAAGAGGCCGTGCCGGGCGGGCAGGGCGCGATGGCTGCCGTACTGGGAGCCGAGCGTGAGGCGCTGGCCGAGCTGTGCCGAAGCGTATCCGAACAGGAAGGCCCCGTTGAGCTGGCGAACGTCAACTGCCCGGGTCAGATTGTCGTATCCGGCTCGCAGGCGGGCGTGAACGCGGTCGTTCAGCGGGTGAAGGAAGCGGGCGGCAAGCGGGCGATCCCGCTGGAAGTGAGCGGTCCTTTCCATTCCTCCTTGATGAAGGAGGCGGCGGAGCGCCTGGCGGGTGAGCTTGCCAAGACGGAATTCAGTGCTCCGTCCGTTCCGGTTGTTGTCAACGTTACCGCCCTTCCCGTTAGCGATCCGGAGGAGATCCGAGAGCTGCTGGTCCGGCAGGTGTATTCACCGGTGCTGTGGCAGGACTCCGTGGAACAGCTGATTGCAGAAGGCGTGGATACGTTCGTTGAGATCGGTTCCGGCAGCGTGCTTGCCGGTCTTATCCGCAAAATCGACAAGAACGCCAAAGTGATCAATATCAACAGTCTGGCAAGTATTGAGGCTCTTGCCTGAACCAGTGATTCGAACCGCGCAGATAAGTTTTACGGAATATGAAAGGGGACTATAAGTATGTTCTCAGCATTGCGGGGCCAGACGGCCCTCGTTACCGGCGCTTCGCGCGGCATCGGTCGCAGCATCGCGCTGGCGCTGGCGGAGTACGGCGTCAAGGTCGCCGTGAACTATTCCGGCAGCGAAGATGCGGCGCGGGAGACCGTGGAACGCATCGCGGAGCTTGGCTCCGAAGGAATCGCGCTCCGGGGGAATGTCGGCAGCACCGAACAGGCGGAAGGTCTTGTTAAAGAGACCCTTAACGCTTGGGGGCGTATTGATATACTCGTCAATAACGCCGGCATTACAAGGGACAACCTGATTATGCGGATGAAAGAGGAAGAGTTCGACCAGGTCATTGAGACGAATCTCAAAGGCGTGTTCAACTGTCTGAAGGCGGTCACCCGCCCGATGATGAAGCAGCGCTATGGCCGGATCATTAACATTTCCTCCGTTGTCGGCGTGACGGGCAATCCAGGGCAGGCGAACTATTCGGCGGCGAAGGCCGGCATTATCGGATTGACCAAATCGGCTGCGCGCGAGCTTGCTTCCCGCGGCATAACGGTCAATTGTATTGCCCCGGGCTTTATCGACACCGATATGACCCGCCAGCTGTCCGAGGAAGTGCGCTCCGACCTGGCCAAGGGTATTCCGCTTGCCCGTCTCGGCCTGCCGGAAGAAATTGCGTCGGCCGTCCTCTTCCTGTCATCGGAGGGAGCGGCATATATGACGGGCCAGACTCTCCATGTGGATGGCGGCATGTATATGTAAAGTTATAAGAAGCCCCTTGCCGGGGTTTAAAGTACGGGAATGGTCTCCGTAAAGCGTTTTTTTCGCTCTATGGTATTTTGAACTCATATCTCGTATAATACCAAAAGAGGAGGTGAACCGGATGTCCGATGTATTGGAGCGTGTAAAGCGCATTGTCGTCGACCGCTTAGGAGCCGACGAAGCCGAAGTCACACTGGAAGCGTCTTTCAAAGATGATTTGGGAGCTGATTCTCTAGATGTTGTAGAATTGGTTATGGAATTGGAAGATGAATTCGATTTGGAAATCTCTGATGAAGACGCAGAGAAAATTACGACCGTGGGTGAAGTTGTAAACTACATACAATCTCATACCTAGAGTCCTTTGCTTAAAGAGTCCCGTACCTGCTTAAGGCGGGACTTCTCCTCATTTTTACAGCGACTAACGCTTTGCGAAAGATACGCTTTGATAAGCGTATTTCCAAGGAAAATAACAAACCGCCGCCTTTTTCGCGGCGTTTGCAATTTATATAGTGGTAAATAAGAGAGAATTCAAAGCTTACAGTAAACAGATGGGGTGAATGCGTTTGAGTCATAGAGTGGTTGTTACCGGTATGGGCGTGATGACAGCGCTGGGGAAAGATTTGGAGACATTTTGGGACAGCCTGATGAACGGGAAGTCCGGCGTCTCTACAATCGAAGCCTTCGATGTCAGCGAATATACAACGCAGATTGCAGCTTCGATTAAAGATTTTGATCCTGAGGAACTGTTCGGCCGCAAGGAAGCCCGCAAGATGGACCGTTTTGTCCAATTCGCCCTCGCAGCAGGACAGCAGGCGCTGAATGACAGCGGTCTTGTGATTGGCGAAAACATTGAAGCCGAGAGATTAGGCGTATCCGTCGGCTCGGGTATAGGAGGACTTGGCACTTGGGAAGACCAGCATAACCTGCTGCTTGAAAAAGGCCCGAAACGTGTCAGCCCGTTCTTTATTCCGATGATGATCGCCAACATGGGTTCGGGACAGTTGTCCATCAGCCTCGGAGCGAAGGGACCCAATACGACGCAGGTAACCGCCTGCGCGACGGGAAGCCACGCTATCGGCGATTCGCTCCGCATGATTCAGCGCGGCGACGCGGACGCCATGATCTGCGGCGGCGCGGAAGCGACGATCCGTCCGACGGGTATGGCTGGTTTCTGTGCGATGAGAGCGATGTCCACGCGCAATGATGAACCGGAAAAGGCGAGCCGTCCGTTCGACACGGACAGAGACGGATTTGTCATGGGCGAAGGCGCCGGCATTCTGGTGCTGGAATCCCTGGAGCATGCGCTTCAGCGGGGCGCCCGTATCTACGCTGAGGTTATCGGCTACGGGTTGAGCGGAGACGCCCACCATATGACCGAGCCTGATCCGGAAGGCGCGGCCCGCTGCATGAAGATGGCGATCCGCGACGCAGGCATTCAGCCGGAGGAAATCGATTATATCAACGCGCACGGCACCTCGACACCCGTAGGGGACAAGTCCGAGACGACAGCCATCAAGAAGGCGCTGGGCGACCATGCGTACAAGGTGGCTATCAGCTCCACGAAATCCATGACTGGCCATCTGCTTGGAGCGGCCGGCGGTGTTGAGGCGATCATTTGCGGACTTTCCCTGCAAAAGGGAATAATCGCTCCAACGATCAATTTGGATAATCAAGACCCCGATTGCGATCTGGACTATGTTCCGAATACGCCGCGCGAAGCGGATCTGAACATCGTGATGTCCAACTCGTTCGGATTTGGTGGACATAACGCTACCGTTATTTTGAAAAAATACAATCAGTAAGGAGACCGTGCGATGAATGGGGACCTGAAGCAATTGCAAAGTCAACTTCATATTCAATTCCACGATTCTCAGCTGCTGAAGCAGGCTTTTACCCATGCGTCCTATGTCAATGAACACCGCTTCAACCAGCACCAGGACAATGAACGCCTTGAATTTTTGGGCGACGCCGTCCTGGAGCTGACGGTTTCCGAATATTTGTACAATCTGCTTCCGGATCGGCCGGAAGGTGAATTAACCAAGCTGCGGGCCGCTATCGTCTGTGAGCCCTCGCTGGTCAAATTCGCCGAGAACCTCGGCTTTGGCCGCTACGTATTGCTTGGCAAAGGCGAAGAACTGACGGGAGGACGAACCCGGCCGGCGCTGCTGGCGGATGTGTTCGAGTCCTTCGTTGGAGCGCTTTTTTTGGATCAGGGTTTGGAAACGGTGCGTGGGTTTCTGGCTGAATATGTACTCCCTTTGGTGGAGACGGACGGCAAGCTGCTGTTAGGGGTAAACGACTTCAAGACAGAACTGCAGGAATTGATTCAGCATCACGGTATGGGCACCTTGGAATATCGGATTATTGAGGAACGGGGACCGGCTCATGAACGCGAATTTGTCTCCGAAGTAAGCATGGCCAGCCGTACCCTTGGCCGGGGAAGCGGCCGCTCGAAGAAGGAAGCAGAGCAGCAGGCTGCTGCAGCTGCGCTACTGCGTCTGAAAGAGGACGGGTCTGAGAAAATGGGCTAACACAGACACAGTATAATATGGTCAAACGCAGCAGAGCAGCAAAGGTCTGAATCCGGCGTACAAACGGAACTCAGACCTTTGCTGCTCTTTTTCGAATTATAACGGAAATGCCCAGGAATTTAAGAATAACAGTTGGAAACGGATGGATAAGTGTTAATTTATGGATTGACAAGATTTTTGGAAAAGTCTAACATGTAATTAATTAAATAAAATCCCATAAAAAGATGGATATTGTGGGGTGTTTGGATGTGTGAGACTGAATTCGAATGCCAGGAGAAGATTAGAAGACTCGTAGTCAAGATTGTTAAGCATTATCGGGGCAGAGGTCCGGAGAATGTAAAGGTTAAACTGGAGAATGACCTGTTAATCACCATTGAGATTAGGGGAATTCTATCAAGTCTATCGGAAATTTTAATGAAAGAAGGCGCTGTCGATCTCGTTGCGGAATATTGGAAAGTATTAAAGCCTTATTTGGAAAGAGAATTTATGTCCGAAATGATAGACACGCTTGGCAGCCGGTTTACATATACTTGGAAGATTGCTGAACTTTGTCCAAGCGGCCGGGCAATTATTATTCAACTTAATAAATCGGTTTGATTGAAGAGAAAGGGCGTAAGCTTCTTCGCTTTTTAATAAGCCAGTACATGGTGTATTTCCTGACTATACTTTGTATTGGCTTATTTTTTGTTGTGTCCTTTGTGCATAAAATCACATGAAAAGGTGGTTATCCAATGGGGAACAAAGTACTGACGGTATGCCCGTATTGCGGAAGCGGATGTCAGATGCATTTGCTGGTTGAAGATGGGAAGGTCGTGGGGGCCGAGCCTGCGGATGGACGAACAAACGAAGGGAACTTGTGCCTGAAAGGTCATTATGGTTGGGACTTTCTGAATGATCCGCAGATTCTGACCGCCCGCCTTCGCAAGCCCATGATCCGCAAAGAAGGGATTTTGCAGGAGGTATCTTGGGAGGAAGCCATACAATTTACAGCAGAGAAGCTTAGTGCCATTAAAGAAAAATATGGTCCGGATGCGATTATGGGCACAGGTTCAGCCAGAGGACCGGGCAATGAGGCCAACTATGTCATGCAAAAATTTATGCGTGCGGTGATCGGCACCAATAATATTGACCACTGCGCCAGAGTATGCCACGGTCCATCCGTGGCGGGGCTGACCTATTCGTTGGGCGATGGGGCGATGTCGAATTCGATTCCGGAGATCGAGGATACGGATCTGCTCTTCATTTTTGGTTATAATGCCGCCGTTACACATCCGATTGTAGCCAGAAGAATCGTCAGAGCGAAGCAGAAAGGCGCTACTATTATCGTATCCGATCCACGAAAGACAGAATCGGCTAGAATTGCAGATACTTGGCTCCCTCTTAAAGGGGGGACAAACATGGCGCTTGTAAATGCATTTGGAAATGTACTCTTAGAGGAAGAATTATATGACAAGGATTATGTAGCCAATTATGTAGAAGGGTTTGCTGAATATAAGGAAAGTGTGCAAAAGTATACGCCTGAATATGCCGAGAGCATCACCGGTGTAAAAGCAAATGATATTCGCAAGGTGATGCGGCAGTATGCCAATTCGAATAAAGCGATGATTCTGTATGGCATGGGGGTCTGCCAATTCGCCCAAGCGGTGGACGTTGTCAAAGGGCTCGCCTCGCTGGCGCTGCTGACCGGCCATTTTGGCAGATCCGGCGTCGGCATTGGACCGGTCCGCGGCCAGAACAACGTACAGGGCTCCTGTGATATGGGGGCATTGCCTAATGTGTATCCGGGTTATCAATCCGTTACCGATCCCAAAATACGCAAAAAGTTCGAGAAGGCCTGGGGCGTGACGCTGCCGGAAAAAACGGGGTACCACTTAACTGAAATTCCCCATCTGGTATTGAAGGAAGACAAGGTGAAGGCCTATTACATTTTTGGTGAAGACCCCGTACAAAGTGATCCGAACGCGGCCGAGGTTAGAGAAACGCTGGAAAAGATGGAGTTTGTCATTGTGCAGGATATCTTTATGAACAAGACGGCACTGCATGCGGATGTCATCCTTCCCGCTACCTCCTGGGGCGAACATGAAGGTGTGTATTCGTCAGCCGACCGCGGATTTCAGCGGATTAGAAAAGCCATTGATCCTCCGGGGGAAGTGAAGCCGGATTGGCAGATTATCAGCGAGGTGGCCACTGCGATGGGCTATCCGATGTCCTACCGGAATACGGAGGAGATCTGGGACGAGATGAGAGCCCTCTGTCCTAAATTTGCGGGAGCAAGCTATAAGAAGATGGAGGAGCTGGGCGGTATTCAGTGGCCTTGCCCGTCCGAAGATCATCCGGGTACACCTTATTTATATGAGGGCAACCGCTTTTCAACCCCCAACGGCAAAGGGCGGCTGTTCGCCTGTGAATGGAGAGCTCCGCTGGAGCAACCGGATCAGGAGTATCCGCTGACGCTGTCGACTGTCCGTGAAGTCGGACATTATTCCGTCCGCACCATGACCGGGAACTGCCGTGCCCTTAGCCAATTATCCGATGAGCCCGGTAATATTCAGATCAGTCCCGGGGATGCTTCGAGCCTCGGCATTCAAGATGGGCAGCTGGTAAGGATTATCTCCCGGCGGGGTAGGATTGTAGCCAGGGCGCAAATCAGCGACCGGGTCAAAACAGGCGCCACCTATATGACCTATCATTTCTGGATTGGCGCTTGCAACGAGCTGACTGGGGACGCTTTGGACCCTGTCTCGAAGACACCGGAGTATAAATATTGCGCGATTCGCCTGGAAAAGATTCCGGATCAGCTTCGTGCCGAGCAGCAGGTTCGGCAGCAATATGAGTCGCTTAAAAAGCAAATGCATGTGGGGGCGGGTCAGGCATGAAGAGGGAACGGCCCAATTCGTTCGTCATTGCCGAAGCCGGTAAATGTATAGGCTGCAAAGCGTGCGAACTGGCCTGCTTCGCGGTGCATAACCAGGATAACGGTGTGGCTGCATCGGTAGGTACGATCA
This region of Paenibacillus sp. URB8-2 genomic DNA includes:
- the fapR gene encoding transcription factor FapR, whose protein sequence is MSKKERQQLLLQIIADNPFVTDRELTRQLKVSIQTIRLDRMELGIPELRERMKQMAEHSYDQVRSLPPDEVVGDIVDLQLDKSGISIFEIREEHVFSRNGIARGHYVFAQANSLAVAVINDEIALTASADIRFIRMVRLGEKCISKAYVRSLAGRRGKAEVDVFTYVGEEMVFQGQFVVYRSAAEEYSEGGSRSADRH
- the fabD gene encoding ACP S-malonyltransferase: MGKIAFVFPGQGAQAVGMAKDVYEAVPDARAIFETGDEVLGFPLSTLVFEGPESDLKQTANTQPALLTASVAYLEALKGKGLTPDYVAGHSLGEYSALVAAGVLTYEDAVKLVRLRGRFMEEAVPGGQGAMAAVLGAEREALAELCRSVSEQEGPVELANVNCPGQIVVSGSQAGVNAVVQRVKEAGGKRAIPLEVSGPFHSSLMKEAAERLAGELAKTEFSAPSVPVVVNVTALPVSDPEEIRELLVRQVYSPVLWQDSVEQLIAEGVDTFVEIGSGSVLAGLIRKIDKNAKVININSLASIEALA
- the rnc gene encoding ribonuclease III encodes the protein MNGDLKQLQSQLHIQFHDSQLLKQAFTHASYVNEHRFNQHQDNERLEFLGDAVLELTVSEYLYNLLPDRPEGELTKLRAAIVCEPSLVKFAENLGFGRYVLLGKGEELTGGRTRPALLADVFESFVGALFLDQGLETVRGFLAEYVLPLVETDGKLLLGVNDFKTELQELIQHHGMGTLEYRIIEERGPAHEREFVSEVSMASRTLGRGSGRSKKEAEQQAAAAALLRLKEDGSEKMG
- the fabG gene encoding 3-oxoacyl-[acyl-carrier-protein] reductase codes for the protein MFSALRGQTALVTGASRGIGRSIALALAEYGVKVAVNYSGSEDAARETVERIAELGSEGIALRGNVGSTEQAEGLVKETLNAWGRIDILVNNAGITRDNLIMRMKEEEFDQVIETNLKGVFNCLKAVTRPMMKQRYGRIINISSVVGVTGNPGQANYSAAKAGIIGLTKSAARELASRGITVNCIAPGFIDTDMTRQLSEEVRSDLAKGIPLARLGLPEEIASAVLFLSSEGAAYMTGQTLHVDGGMYM
- the acpP gene encoding acyl carrier protein — translated: MSDVLERVKRIVVDRLGADEAEVTLEASFKDDLGADSLDVVELVMELEDEFDLEISDEDAEKITTVGEVVNYIQSHT
- a CDS encoding beta-ketoacyl-ACP synthase III translates to MKSLRPVGIIGTGKYVPEKILTNSDLEKIVETNDEWIVSRTGIRERHIAAPDQATSDLAYEASLRALASAGMKPEDLDLIIVATITPDTTFPSTACILQDKLGAKGAAAFDLSAACSGFVYSLATAVGFIQNGMYNNALIIGADSLSRITDYTDRNTCVLFGDGAGAVIVGEVPEGRGFKSFDLGAEGAGGPLLRLEGGGSRLPASVETVEGKKHFIYMNGREVFKFAVRVMGAATEKVLGKAGLTKEDIDLFVPHQANIRIIQSAMQRLDLPPEKCVINVDKYANTSAASIPLALVEAAEEGRIKEGDTVLMVGFGGGLTWGASILTW
- the fabF gene encoding beta-ketoacyl-ACP synthase II, translated to MSHRVVVTGMGVMTALGKDLETFWDSLMNGKSGVSTIEAFDVSEYTTQIAASIKDFDPEELFGRKEARKMDRFVQFALAAGQQALNDSGLVIGENIEAERLGVSVGSGIGGLGTWEDQHNLLLEKGPKRVSPFFIPMMIANMGSGQLSISLGAKGPNTTQVTACATGSHAIGDSLRMIQRGDADAMICGGAEATIRPTGMAGFCAMRAMSTRNDEPEKASRPFDTDRDGFVMGEGAGILVLESLEHALQRGARIYAEVIGYGLSGDAHHMTEPDPEGAARCMKMAIRDAGIQPEEIDYINAHGTSTPVGDKSETTAIKKALGDHAYKVAISSTKSMTGHLLGAAGGVEAIICGLSLQKGIIAPTINLDNQDPDCDLDYVPNTPREADLNIVMSNSFGFGGHNATVILKKYNQ
- the rpmF gene encoding 50S ribosomal protein L32 — encoded protein: MAVPQRRTSKTRRDKRRTHFKLVVPGMVKCEQCGELKLAHHVCKVCGTYKAREIIKQ
- a CDS encoding tRNA(Met) cytidine acetate ligase yields the protein MSTVGIIAEYNPLHNGHVHHFREAKRLSGASRSIVVMSGPFTQRGEPAAVSKRARTEMALLMGADLVIELPVAYAVQPAEWFAFGAVALLEATGVVDSLCFGSESGSPSQLLPLARFLAEESGPLQGEIRRRLALGEGFPAAYSAAAALAWRDRLEEGGPDGVVAGAEGPAEGPADRTAGPADMSGAGAGSASPMNGSGLEDLLRGPNNSLGLHYLIALRRLGSGIVPLTVPRLGAGFHEPLRSGTSIASATALRGLLREGGSLEGYMPEDSLSILRHEQEEGRGPLDWESFRSPLLHLLSTRSAAELGGLLDVGEGLENRLLRIVPELERFTVDGLLSALKSKRYTRTRLQRMLLHILLNHGKEEFSPGALSKGPGYIRVLGFRESGRILLKKMKQSASLPVIIRPALSSHPQLTRDLQASAAYAAAFASPLRSDLYSDYLKPPVMV
- the plsX gene encoding phosphate acyltransferase PlsX, yielding MQIAIDAMGGDHAPECNVEGALSAAAEWKDTQIVLVGDEARLAPLLKDKPSNVTVRHASEVIGPDEEPVKAVRRKKDSSMVVAGRMVKEGEAEAMISAGNTGALMTTGLLVVGRMKGIERPALAPMIPTLDDVGVLALDLGANMDAEPQHLAQYALMGSIYRSKMHGISQPRVGLLNVGAEPGKGNKLTKEAYPLLEQLAGINFVGNVEARDVLTGSCDVLVCDGFAGNILLKSLEGTAGAIFALLKEQFSRSLKTKLGAAMLMPELRGLKGKMDYKEHGGAPLLGLSGLVVKGHGSSDGNAIKNAVRQARQALSSGLVPSISKEISGK
- a CDS encoding YceD family protein; this encodes MKFHFRKIANADGPLHFHENVDVSEAVKGRKDILTVSPLLADLDALPAAADLVTVEGKLSGDADMLCARCLNPVKSHMDIPFAETFKWSKEPAEPEEEEDEDLNYVTDEAVDLVPYVEESFLLHLPLSVLCTSDCKGLCPTCGKNLNEGACSCDNTVIDPRLAGLKDFFK